A stretch of the Papaver somniferum cultivar HN1 chromosome 6, ASM357369v1, whole genome shotgun sequence genome encodes the following:
- the LOC113291924 gene encoding uncharacterized protein LOC113291924 produces the protein MGSKDRNFWLTDIGGRFRDLHILGCKAGTNGDAFMAMVKTRLVNEQGMNSTLELFLFNDEEGNACDKCKSEEMFISFWNKGKVNKDNLVRLWFTPIVPTPSVREWGYVYDASSVSGVSSVTNYISPVRKKTVSKRVEVRRSPRLNKTATVSGIKDMRPTRLDFEHEEQVELTEASVADNHVHESQSIPTQSSAVANHVQGYEDDQVNFPNVHQDECHPDDKPDFLFKDYDEEEDGEDESEDESGDDSEEETQEQMNYEDWVSMCARGIDVGNDPDDCNEDFNVGGFYEEQSAPVNASSDEDIPSQEVTQEQETKWEEDFGQHLNEPQRLEMINEDTPEVTPGEISTGMAFGSMQAYKDHLREYAVLKHRDFKVKKGDKIRHYSYCAYRDAQNCAWMVNARKVP, from the coding sequence ATGGGTAGCAAGGATAGGAATTTCTGGTTAACTGATATAGGTGGCCGGTTTCGAGACTTGCATATTCTTGGTTGTAAAGCTGGTACCAATGGAGATGCTTTTATGGCTATGGTAAAGACTAGGTTGGTGAATGAACAAGGTATGAATTCTACACTTGAACTGTTTTTATTTAATGATGAAGAAGGGAATGCATGTGATAAGTGTAAATCAGAAGAAATGTTTATTTCATTTTGGAACAAAGGTAAAGTAAATAAAGATAATTTGGTCAGACTGTGGTTCACTCCAATTGTTCCTACTCCTTCAGTGAGAGAATGGGGTTATGTTTATGATGCTTCCAGTGTTAGTGGGGTAAGTAGTGTGACTAATTATATCAGCCCAGTGAGGAAGAAAACTGTTAGTAAAAGGGTAGAGGTTAGGAGGAGTCCAAGACTTAATAAGACTGCTACTGTTAGTGGGATTAAAGATATGAGACCAACAAGACTTGATTTTGAGCATGAAGAGCAAGTGGAATTGACAGAAGCATCTGTTGCTGACAACCATGTTCATGAATCTCAAAGTATTCCTACACAGTCATCTGCTGTAGCCAACCATGTACAGGGGTATGAAGATGACCAGGTGAATTTTCCTAATGTACATCAAGATGAGTGTCATCCTGATGACAAGCCTGACTTTCTCTTTAAGGACTATGATGAGGAAGAGGATGGTGAAGATGAAAGTGAGGATGAGAGTGGAGATGATAGTGAAGAAGAAACACAAGAACAGATGAATTATGAAGATTGGGTTTCTATGTGTGCTAGGGGTATAGATGTTGGTAATGACCCTGATGATTGTAATGAAGATTTCAATGTAGGTGGATTTTATGAAGAGCAGAGTGCACCAGTGAATGCATCTTCAGATGAAGATATTCCCAGCCAAGAAGTCACTCAAGAGCAAGAAACTAAGTGGGAAGAAGATTTTGGTCAGCATTTAAATGAACCACAACGTCTAGAAATGATAAATGAAGATACTCCTGAGGTCACACCTGGTGAAATAAGTACTGGTATGGCTTTTGGAAGTATGCAAGCTTATAAGGATCATTTAAGAGAATATGCAGTGTTGAAACATAGGGATTTTAAGGTGAAGAAAGGAGATAAAATCAGACACTATTCTTACTGTGCTTACAGGGATGCCCAAAACTGTGCTTGGATGGTGAATGCAAGAAAGGTACCATAG
- the LOC113290293 gene encoding probable linoleate 9S-lipoxygenase 5, whose product MCLTEVFGKCFGVKDDERTGSRRFFTENKIIKIRGTVVLQKRNLLDLNDLGASLLDRLHEISGKGVSLQLISSSNPQPENEMRGKIGKEAYLEGWVKKITPLTAGLTEFNVTFEWDESIGVPGAFLIKNFHHSEFFLKTLTLEDIPGVGPVHFDCHSWVYPAKRYKYDRIFFSNQSYLTCDTPESLRKYREDELKVLRGGGTEEFRKWDRVYEYATYNDLGTGRPILGGSKEFPYPRRVKTGRKPSKKDPNYESRNCIANIDIYSPRDERFSQLKFSDFLAITAKSLGRIVGPEIKGLFSRTPNEFDTFEDVLRLYKGYDKELAAARSSNSCCCMNLELLKEFFRSDGEKFLKYPKPDVIQAEEFAWRSDEEFAREMIAGVNPVAISGLREFPPISKLDPRLYGDQTSSITEEHIEKNLNGLTVSEALEQKRLFLLDHHDELIPYLNRINGTKTKCYATRTVLFLQDDGTLKPLAIELSLIHPYGETHGIVSQVITPAQEGVEASIWQLAKAYVVVNDSSCHQLLSHWLCTHAAIEPFIIATNRQMSVVHPIHKILKPHFRDTMNINALARHILISQGGYVERIVFQREFSMEFSSMTYQKWVFTEQALPEDLITRGVAVRDPDEPHGVRLLIEDYPYAVDGLQIWSAIKEWVHEYCSFYYPTDESIQGDTELQSWWEELRTVGHGDLKDEPWWPKMQNLSELTQSLTTIIWTASALHAALNYGQYPYAGYHPNRATMSRRLMPEPGTKEYTELVEDPNAVFLKTITSQLPALLGISLIEILSTHSADEFYLGERENPEQWTKDAAALEAFKKFGEKLKRIEDRMMEMNTEGKWRNRHGPVQVPYTLLCPYNLPSYPMGLTGRGISNSVSI is encoded by the exons ATGTGTCTCACGGAGGTTTTTGGAAAGTGTTTTGGTGTAAAAGATGATGAAAGAACTGGGTCGCGGAGGTTTTTCACTGAAAACAAGATCATCAAGATTAGAGGAACTGTAGTTTTGCAGAAGAGAAATTTGTTGGATTTGAATGATCTTGGCGCTTCTTTACTTGATCGTCTTCATGAGATATCCGGTAAAGGTGTTTCCTTACAACTCATCAGCTCAAGTAATCCTCAACCAG AAAATGAAATGCGAGGAAAAATTGGTAAGGAAGCATATTTAGAAGGATGGGTAAAAAAGATAACACCCTTGACTGCAGGATTAACAGAATTTAATGTTACATTTGAATGGGATGAATCCATTGGAGTCCCTGGCGCTTTCTTAATCAAGAATTTCCATCACAGTGAATTCTTCCTCAAAACTCTAACTCTGGAAGACATTCCTGGAGTTGGCCCTGTCCATTTCGATTGCCATTCTTGGGTTTATCCTGCCAAACGATACAAGTATGACCGAATTTTCTTTTCTAACCAG AGTTACCTGACATGCGACACGCCGGAATCACTCCGTAAATATAGAGAAGATGAGCTCAAAGTTCTTAGAGGAGGTGGCACAGAAGAATTCCGCAAATGGGACCGAGTATACGAGTACGCGACATACAATGATTTGGGAACAGGTCGTCCAATTCTTGGAGGTTCAAAAGAGTTTCCTTACCCTCGGAGAGTAAAAACAGGCAGAAAACCATCCAAAAAAGATCCAAATTACGAAAGCAGGAATTGCATAGCGAACATAGATATTTATTCTCCAAGAGATGAAAGGTTTAGTCAGTTAAAGTTCTCAGATTTCTTGGCCATAACGGCGAAGTCCTTGGGTCGCATTGTGGGACCTGAAATAAAAGGTTTGTTTAGCAGAACACCAAATGAATTTGATACGTTTGAAGATGTTCTGCGCCTTTATAAGGGATACGATAAAGAACTTGCAGCTGCACGTTCGTCAAACTCGTGTTGCTGCATGAACTTAGAATTGCTTAAAGAGTTCTTTCGTTCTGACGGTGAAAAGTTCCTCAAATACCCTAAGCCTGATGTCATCCAAG CTGAAGAGTTTGCTTGGAGGAGCGACGAAGAGTTTGCCAGAGAAATGATTGCTGGAGTGAACCCTGTCGCAATAAGTGGTCTGCGGGAGTTTCCTCCAATTAGCAAGCTTGATCCTAGGCTCTACGGAGATCAGACCAGTTCAATAACCGAAGAACATATTGAGAAGAACTTGAATGGATTGACAGTATCTGAGGCTCTGGAGCAGAAAAGGTTGTTCTTATTAGATCATCATGATGAATTAATACCATACTTGAATCGGATAAATGGAACGAAGACGAAATGCTACGCAACTAGAACAGTCCTTTTTTTGCAAGATGATGGAACCCTGAAGCCTTTGGCTATTGAGCTGAGCTTGATTCACCCGTATGGGGAAACACATGGTATTGTAAGTCAGGTCATCACACCAGCTCAAGAAGGCGTGGAGGCTTCAATTTGGCAGCTGGCCAAAGCTTACGTCGTTGTTAATGACTCCTCTTGCCATCAACTTCTCAGCCACTG GTTGTGCACACATGCTGCAATTGAGCCGTTTATAATTGCTACTAATAGACAAATGAGTGTTGTTCATCCAATCCACAAGATTCTAAAACCTCATTTTCGAGATACGATGAATATTAATGCTCTAGCTCGTCACATTCTCATTAGTCAAGGTGGTTATGTAGAGAGAATTGTTTTTCAAAGAGAATTCTCTATGGAATTTTCATCTATGACTTACCAAAAGTGGGTGTTCACAGAACAGGCACTCCCAGAAGATCTGATCACCAG AGGAGTCGCAGTCCGAGATCCAGACGAACCACATGGTGTACGCTTGTTGATTGAAGACTATCCATATGCGGTGGATGGGCTTCAAATCTGGTCAGCAATCAAGGAGTGGGTTCATGAATATTGTTCCTTTTACTATCCCACTGATGAATCGATCCAAGGTGATACAGAACTTCAGTCATGGTGGGAGGAGCTTAGGACTGTGGGTCATGGCGACTTAAAAGATGAGCCATGGTGGCCAAAAATGCAAAACTTATCAGAACTAACTCAATCATTGACCACCATTATATGGACAGCTTCTGCACTCCATGCAGCACTAAACTACGGCCAGTATCCATACGCAGGTTACCATCCGAACCGTGCAACCATGAGCAGACGATTGATGCCCGAACCAGGAACAAAGGAGTACACTGAGCTTGTAGAAGACCCAAATGCAGTTTTCTTGAAAACCATTACTAGTCAGCTACCGGCACTCTTGGGTATATCACTGATTGAGATTTTGTCTACGCATTCTGCTGATGAATTCTATCTTGGAGAAAGAGAGAACCCTGAACAATGGACTAAAGATGCAGCAGCACTGGAAGCTTTTAAGAAATTCGGAGAGAAGTTAAAGAGGATTGAGGATAGAATGATGGAGATGAACACAGAAGGGAAATGGAGAAACAGACATGGTCCTGTGCAGGTTCCGTACACTTTATTATGTCCTTATAACTTGCCTTCATATCCAATGGGACTTACAGGTAGGGGAATTTCCAATAGTGTCTCTATCTAG
- the LOC113291923 gene encoding uncharacterized protein LOC113291923 has protein sequence MIIGLDGAHLTGKFGGVMLSATGIDAQNGVFPLCMMICMGETEENWFMMLKELRKRIPDMAGLTFISDRMKGILESVKRLYPLSNHRYCLRYICFSLDSENPRLVQLLWQAAKAYKYHHWEEAMQEIAEISPDAYKYLIDAEPKSWERSWFPHDVACEHIYSNFSESFNNMALKFRGKPLTQLVDMYTHLVMVLFSNRRKLAATWQAGDLVPAGKDLIKVMCDLRGNYECDPSVEHKVYEVTNKATGKVFVVKVEEKKCTCRQWQLRQFPCLHGVVALFKLNPNCSKYCSKYYTVDYYRTAYQWSITPLGDIDEYQNKTGINIIHPHRLRDKGRPCVKRKKSWYEKNKQPKRVTKCSVCKGLDHNILTCQGPPVGSNPKKKGIRMECSVNGDEFCITAAPTKKMRKALSAPTTATTSASKTATVDVPPFSKGKAAATTPSSSTAGSQKKCKTTAPSSSTAVDVGSKRKVPFTSSTPSSACFNQIFNGTVNISSQTINITEPSSKRVRKPNSKYQQ, from the exons ATGATTATTGGGTTAGATGGAGCTCACCTAACTGGTAAGTTTGGTGGTGTGATGCTTTCAGCAACAGGTATAGATGCTCAGAATGGGGTATTTCCTTTATGTATGATGATTTGTATGGGTGAAACTGAAGAAAATTGGTTTATGATGTTAAAAGAATTGAGAAAAAGGATACCAGATATGGCTGGACTGACCTTTATTTCTGATAGAATGAAGGGAATTCTTGAATCAGTAAAAAGATTGTATCCTTTGTCAAATCATAGATACTGCCTAAGGTACATTTGTTTTTCACTG GATTCAGAAAATCCAAGACTTGTACAGCTTCTTTGGCAGGCTGCAAAGGCATACAAATATCATCATTGGGAG GAGGCCATGCAAGAAATAGCAGAGATATCTCCAGATGCATACAAATACCTGATTGATGCAGAACCGAAGTCTTGGGAAAGGTCATGGTTTCCTCATGATGTTGCTTGTGAGCACATCTACTCCAACTTTTCAGAAAGTTTTAACAACATGGCCCTGAAATTCAGAGGCAAGCCTCTCACTCAGTTGGTTGATATGTACACACACTTGGTGATGGTGTTGTTTTCAAATAGAAGAAAGCTTGCTGCAACTTGGCAAGCTGGTGACCTTGTTCCTGCTGGGAAAGATCTCATTAAGGTGATGTGTGATCTTAGAGGTAACTATGAATGTGATCCTTCTGTAGAGCACAAAGTGTATGAGGTGACCAACAAAGCTACTGGCAAAGTTTTTGTCGTaaaagtagaagaaaaaaaatgtacatGTAGACAGTGGCAATTGAGGCAGTTCCCTTGCTTGCATGGTGTAGTTGCATTGTTTAAATTGAATCCTAATTGTTCCAA GTATTGCAGTAAGTACTACACTGTAGATTACTATAGGACAGCCTACCAATGGTCAATAACACCTTTGGGAGACATTGATGAGTATCAGAATAAG ACTGGTATTAACATTATACATCCACACAGATTGAGAGATAAGGGAAGACCTTGTGTCAAGAGAAAGAAGTCTTGGTATGAGAAGAACAAGCAGCCCAAAAGAGTAACAAAGTGCAGTGTATGTAAAGGTCTTGATCATAACATCCTTACCTGTCAAGGTCCTCCAGTTGGTTCTAATCCAAAGAAGAAAGGAATTAGAATGGAATGTTCTGTTAATGGAGATGAGTTTTGTATTACTGCTGCACCaacaaagaagatgaggaaggcCTTGTCTGCACCAACTACTGCAACAACATCTGCATCAAAGACTGCTACTGTTGATGTACCACCATTTTCAAAGGGCAAGGCAGCTGCTACTACACCATCTTCTTCTACAGCTGGTTCCCAGAAAAAGTGTAAGACAACTGCACCATCCTCCTCCACTGCAGTTGATGTTGGATCTAAAAGGAAGGTACCATTTACTTCTTCTACACCTTCTAGTGCCTGTTTTAACCAGATTTTTAATGGTACTGTTAACATTTCTAGCCAAACAATCAACATTACTGAACCATCATCAAAAAGGGTTAGAAAGCCTAACTCcaagtatcaacaatag